The genomic region TACCTGTCCAAACACTGTATGTACGCCATTTAAATGGGGCTGCTCTTCATGTACGATAAAAAATTGAGAGGAGCCTGTATCCTTTCCGGCATGAGCCATAGATAAGCTGCCAGGAACATGTTTATGAGGATTACCTTCTGTTTCACATTTAATGGTATATCCGGCATTACCTGTTCCATCTCCCCTTGGGCAGCCGCCCTGACTCACAAAACCCGGGATAACCCGGTGAAATGTAAGACCGTCATAAAAACCGTCATTAGCCAGTTTTTCAAAGTTGGCAACGGTGCCAGGAGCTTCATCCGGATATAATTCAAACTCAATTTTATCTCCATTTTCCATTATAATATAGCCTTGTTTCGTCAAATAAATCATCTCCTTTTATATCAATCGTACTTATCATATCACAAAAGAAAGCATCCATCAGCGAATTTGTTGCGTCTATAGAAACCTTATCCGCCCGCGCGTTTGTTTATCTTGTCAAGCTACGGCTCCCAGGTCGCTTTTCTATTCATAAGACAGGTCGTTCTGGGTTAGGGACTGGTAGGATTCTCTTTTGACGACCAGCTGGCTTTTTCCATTTTCAACAAATACAACAGCTGGCTTCGGGAAGCGGTTATAGTTGTTTGACATAGAGTAACCATATGCTCCAGTTGAAAATATAGCCAGAATATCTCCTGCTTCTATTGAATCAGGCACCTTTTCATCCCATATTAGCATGTCACCTGTTTCACAGCATTTTCCTGCAACGGAGACAGCCTTTGCGGGTGCTTCATGAAGCTTGTTTGCAACAACAGCTTGATATTTGGCGTTATATAATGCAGGCCGAATGTTGTCTGTCATTCCCCCGTTCACCGAAACATAGGTCCGTATTCCAGGGATTTCCTTAATCGATCCAACGGAATAAAGAGTTATTCCTGCGTCACCAACTATCGCCCGTCCAGGCTCAATCCAGATTTCCGGAACAGGAAGCCCGAAATGTCCTGCCTGTTTTTTCACTTCCTCAACCAGCACTTCTGCATATTGAGCCAGCGGTTTCGGCTCATCCTCCTCAGTATATTTAATACCAAAGCCGCCGCCTAAGTTTAAAACTTCAGGGATATAATGATGAGTCTGATACCAATGGTTCATAGTCTGATAGAGTTTTTGTACAGCCATAACAAAACCAGTCGTTTCAAAAATCTGCGAACCGATGTGACAGTGTAGTCCCATTACGTTTATATTTTCATTGGGAAGAAGCTGTAACAGCGCTTGTTCAGCCTGTCCATTCGATAAATCAAAGCCAAATTTGGAATCTTCCTGTCCTGTTAGAATATAGTCATGCGTATGAGCCTCAATTCCCGGTGTGACTCTTAATAGAACATTGATATCCTGTTGATATTCATTTACCAGATTTTCCAATAGATTGATTTCATAAAAATTATCTACAACAATACATCCGATTTTATGTTTTAGCGCCATATCCAATTCTTCTTCACTTTTATTATTTCCATGCAGATGGATTCTTTCCACTGGGAAATCTGCCTGTAGAGCTGTATAAAGTTCACCTTGTGAAACAACATCCAGGCTTAGTCCCTCCTGTTTAGCAACCTGAAGCATCGCAACAGAGGAAAAAGCCTTACTGGCATACGCCACCTGAAAAGGTACCTCAAGTTTCTTAAATGTCTCCACAAATGCTTTGGCATTCTCCCTGATTTTATGAACATCATAAACATAAAGTGGTGTCCCATATGTCCGGGCAAGCTCGAGCATATCGATTCCGCCAAAATGTAAATGATTTGATTTATTAGTAGACATCATATTCACCCCTGTAAATTAAAAAAGAAGGAGACAGTGCCACTGCCTCCCAAAAATAAAAGTACCGATAAAGTATAAAAATACTTTATCATATCCTTCTTTTTGTTTCAATATTATTTCCATGGTTGTCTATGGTCATTCTTTGGCCGTACAATACTTGGACGACGGTTTGTTAATGGTACGGACACTCTGAACAGAATCTGACTCATTCCCTTCGCATCAAATGGAATAAACGGCCACATATAAGGAGTATTAAGGGAATTTCTGCTGACCAGGAACAGAATATAGAGCGTACCTCCAATGGTAAAACCATTGATTCCAAACAGAGCTACAGAAATTATAAGCAAGAGCCTTGTCATCTTATTTGCGACACCCAGTTCATAGCTTGGCGTTGCAAAAGCCCCAATTGCACATATTGACACATAAAGAATAACTTCAGGCATAAACAAGCCTACATCAATAGCAATTTGCCCAATTAGAACAGCCGCAATTAAGCCCATCGCCGTGGACAGTGGTGTTGGTGTGTGAATGGCTGCCATTCGCAAAAACTCAATCCCTATATCAGCTAATATAAGCTGGATAACAACAGGGATGTTCCCTTCCTCTTTAGGACCGATAAACTCCAATCCTGAAGGCAGCAACGTTGGATCTAAAACGAATGTGAGCCAGAGTGGCAGCAAAAAAATGGACGCTAATATCCCTAAAAAGCGGATCCATCTTACAAATGAACCTGCTGCCGGTGATTCACGAAATTCTTCAGCATGCTGTACATGGTGAAAATAGGTTGTAGGTGTAATAATCATACTTGGTGACGTATCAACCATTACAATGACATGGCCTTCTAACAAATGTGAAGAAGCCACATCCGGGCGCTCAGTGTAACGAACCATTGGGAATGGATTAAACCCCTGATGAACTAAAAATTCCTCAATCGTTTTATCCGCCATAGAAATCCCATCAACTTCTATATTTTCAATTTCAGTTTTTATTAAGTCCACAAGCCCTTGATCTGCTACATCTTTTAGGTACATAAAAACGACATCTGTTTTGGAACGTTCACCAACCTTCGTTATTTCCACACGTAATCGTTCATCCCGAATCCTTCTGCGTGTAAGAGAGGTATTTTCAATAATATTCTCTGTATAACCATCTCTTGAGCCCCTTACAACTTTTTCTGTATCCGGCTCCTGAGGGGATCTTCCCGGATAAGAACGGACATCAACAATAAACGCATGCTTTTCACCATCAACAAAAATAACGATAAGACCAGAGAGAAGTTCATCAACTGCTTCATCCATCGTTTTGACTTCAGTCACCTGCTGATGAACGAGTCGATTATGGATGACTTCATTAACCTTTGCATAATTAGTTTCAAAATCATTGATTTCAACTAATTTCTTTATAATTTCAATAATATAAGCTGTATCGCACATTCCTGTCAGATAGTAGATATCAACATCTTTTTTTAACACCTTAATCTGTCTGAAACCGAGATCAAAGGATGTTCCGACACCTACACGATCCTTCATGTACTTTTCATTTTCGGTCAGCTTTTCGGATACAGCAATCTTTTGTGACTTTGACATAAGCCGTATCTACCCTTTCCGTTATCCTTTTGGTTTAAAGAAAACAGCTACGAGAAATCCGAATAAAATGGCCGAGGCTATACCTGCTGAAGTTAATTGAAAAATTCCAATGGCCACTCCGATAAAGCCATGATCTTCAGCCTGTTTCATCGCTCCATGCAACAGGGAGTGACCAAAGCTTGTAATAGGAACGGTAGCACCTGCTCCGGCAAATTTAATTAATTTATCATATAAACTGAACCCATCAAGAATGGCACCTGTGACAACAAATGAAGATAAGACATGGGCAGGTGTCAGCTTGGCTACATCAAGTAAAATTTGTCCAATCACGCATATTCCGCCCCCAACGAGAAAAGCCCATAAATAGTCCAATTAACTCAACTCCTCTCTTGTCAGCACTACACCATGTGCTATGGATGGCATCGTTTCTTTCTGTTGGATCATTGTCGGACTGTGAAGGCAGCCTGTTGCTGCAATTAGCACACGATTCAAACGGCCCTTTCGCAGTTCGGATACAATATGCCCATAGGTCACAACTGCTGAACAGGCTGTCCCACTGCCACCTGCGAAAACAGGTTGATCACTGTTATAAATCATTAATCCACAATCATTATGCACGTGATCAATATTTATTCCATCCTCTTTCATCATATCCTTAAGAATTGGACTTCCAATAGAGGACAAATCCCCCGTGACAATTAAATCATAGTCATTCGGGGAACGACCCACATCAGCCAGATGGGTTTTTATGGTGTCATAAGCTGCCGGAACCATAGCAGAACCCATATCAAATGGATCACCTATCTGATAGTCCATTACCTTTCCGATTGTGGCTGCTTCTACTCTTATTGTTGAGGGTTCTTGAGAAACTAATGCACTCCCCCCACCCGTAATTGTCGTTGTAGCTGTAGCAGGTTTTTGCCCGCCATACTCTGTGGGATATCGGAACTGTCTCTCTGCTGTTGCATTATGACTGCTGGTAGCAGCAATCGCATTGTTGACAAAACCGGCATCCACTAATGCAGAAGCGACAGCCAGCGTTTCCATCGAGGTGGAACATGCCCCAAACATATTTAAAATCGGTATACACAAGGTTCTAGCTGCATAGTTTGACGTAACATTCTGGTTGAGCAAATCGCCACTTAACATTAAATCGATCTGATCTTTTTGTAATCTGGCCTTTTGAATACAGGTTTGTATAGACTGCTGGAGGATTTTTCTTTCTGCCTTCTCCCAGTTATCTTCATGACAATGTAAATCATCAAAAGTGATATCAAAGGTTTCGCTAAGAGGACCCTGTGCTTCCATGGGACCTCCAACGGTTGCGGTTTCATTAATGTATACTTGATTTTCAAATATCCATGTCTGCTTCCCTAGTTTACCCATGTGAATCCTCCTGTTTATTGCATGATTAAGTACCGGATAATCCCAACCAGATATGCGGAAACCGTTCCATAAACAATAACGGAGCCTGCCAATTTAAACATATTCCCACCAACACCCAAAACTAAGCCTTCACTCTTATGCTCTAAAGCTGCACTTGTAACTGCATTGGCAAATCCGGTGATAGGAACAGCTGAACCTGCACCTGCAAACTGGGCTAACTTATCATATACACCAAAGCCGGTCAGTAGAGATGAAATCAGGATCAGCGTAGCAGCCGTTGGACTGGCTGCATCCTTTTCACTGTACCCAAAAACGCCAATATAAAAATCAGTTAAGGCTTGACCTACAACACAAATTAATCCACCGACAACGAAGGCTTTCACACAGTTAAGGAATAAATTAGGTTTGGGCTGATAGGATTTAACCGTATTTTTATAATTTTGCTTATCAAATTTATTACTCATATCACCACTCCAATAATTCATTTCACGAAGATCATCCACTGAAACAGGGACCCGAAAACCTTTCCCAGAACAAGTGCCATTAAAAATCCCAAAATATACCTATCCACACCAACTCTTTTGGCAAGGATAGGAAATACATTAAGAACTTCAGTTAATGCAGCTGCCAGCATACCGATAAAAATACCATGAAATAACCCCCACACCATTTCAATAAAAACGGGGAGGCTGAAGACAAATGAACTGAAGGATAAGAGCGTACCAAATAGTGCACCAGCAATCACACTTGTTTCATAATACTGTGTAAAGACATGTGTTTTACTTAGCTGGATCAGCCTGGGAATCACACCTAAAACGGTTAAAAACGCAACAAACCCCGCACCTACCGCAAGCCCGGAAGAAAGTCCGATCATCACTTCCAGCAGTTTAATCATAATCATCGTTCTTACTCATTTGATTTTCATGTAAAATCACGTAATTATCCAGTTCCTGCTGATATTTATGGATTTCTACTTCTAATGGGCTAGGTTCTTCGTTAATTCGTTTCTTAAAGACATGATTAAAAAACAGGATCATGCCCAGCCCCAGGCCTATAGAATATGGGATTTGAAGCCACAGAGGATAAGGATTGCTCTTGCCTGTCAGCAAATAATGGAGATGCTGCTGGACCTCCTGCATGCTCACATCATAATGAAAATTCATAATAGCCATTCCCGAACCAATAAATAACAATAGCCAGATAAAACCGACGATGAACAATCGAGGCTTTTTTGGCGATACATCTATATAGGCAATGGTCTGATTAGGCCCAATCGATTGAAATTCCAAATTAGGATGCTGATTTCCAAGAATTTGTATAACGGAGTAAATGTCCAGTACCACTATGTTTTTATCGTCCTTTTTCACCTGATAGATAAAGGTGTTTTCCAGAAGCTTTCGCCAATGATTATTTGCCGTTATAAAGGCTATATCCTTAAGCAACAGCTTCTTTTCCTTAGGTATTTTAATTTTATGACGTAATCGTATATAAACCTGTTCCCCCATGGCACAACACTCCTCTCTTGTTGAGAAGTTTACGTTTATTATGTGTAACTGCCGGTTTGTTCATGCAAAAAGTTACGTGGCCTCTCCCGATCTATTATCCAGTAATTTCCCATAAAAAAATGCCAGCTTTTCAGCTGACATTTTTCAGTTTATGTTTTCATTTGATCACGTATATGATCCAATATTTTCTTTTCCAGCCTCGATACCTGTACTTGTGAAATATCGAGTCGATGAGCGACTTCCGATTGTGTCTGGTCTTTATAGTATCGCAAATAAATAATGAGTCGCTCTCTTTCGTCTAAATTTCGAATCACTTCTTTCAGAGCGATTTTATCAAACCACTTTGAATCTTCATCGGACATTTGATCCAAAAGTGTAATCGGGTCTCCATCATTTTCATAAACCGTTTCATGTATGGAATGAGGGGATTTTGAAGCTTCCTGAGCGAACACAATATCTTCCGGTGAAATATCCATTTCATCCGCTAACTCCTGTATAGTTGGGGACCGGCCGTATTCCTTGGATAATTCATCCCGCTTTTTCCTGATTTTGTTGCCGGTCTCCTTTAATGAGCGGCTCACTTTGACACTTCCATCATCACGAATGAAACGTTGAATCTCACCAATAATCATAGGAACTGCATAAGTGGAAAATTTGACTTCATAAGTAAGATCAAACTTATCAATTGACTTTAACAGACCTATACTGCCGATTTGAAACAAATCATCCGGATCGTATCCCCGGTTCAGAAAGCGCTGCACGACAGACCATACAAGTCGCGTGTTTTTTTCCACCAGAAAGTCTCTTGCATCCTGATCCCCTTGCTGACTTTCATGAATTAGCTGCTTCACTTCTTCATCCGACAACGGCTTCTCGCTATTGGAAGTTTTCAGTTCCACATCCATAGACATATCCCCTTATTCACACAAGGTTTTCGCTTTTTTGAAAATGTTTCCTCAGCTTAACCGTTGTGCCTCTACCTTTTTCAGATTGAATGTCAACTTCATCCATAAAGTTCTCCATGATGGTAAAACCCATTCCAGATCGCTCAAGTTCCGGTTTTGATGTATACAATGGCTGCTTGGCCTCATCTAAATCGTCAATTCCTATTCCTTCATCCCGAATGGTGAGTTCTACAAATTGATCATGTAGAACACAATCCATATAAACTTTACCGTCTACATCCTTTTCATAGCCATGGATAATCGCATTTGTGACCGCCTCAGAGACAACGGTTTTAATTTCCGTAAGCTCGTCCATAGTTGGATCTACCTGGGCAATAAAAGATGCAATGGTAACCCTGGCAAAGGACTCATTTTCACTTATAGCTGAAAATTCGAGGTGCATCTCATTTTTCATGATGCCACCCCCAGATTTTTGAGCGCTTCCGCTTCATCTTCTTCCAGTCGGACAATTTTAAATAGGCCTGACAGCTCAAAAAGCCTTTTAACAGATGGGGAAATTGAACATACAACCATTTCTCCACCTAATTCCTGAACCTCTTTATATCTGCCAAGCATAACGCCCAAACCTGAACTATCCATAAAACTCAGATCTTCTAAGTTAACAACGACATGCTGAATATCACTCTTTTTCATCTCTGACTGCCATTGCTGTTTTAAATCTTCAGACGTATGGTGGTCTAATTCACCCGTTAATCTTACGAGCAATACTTGATGTTTGCTTTCAAATTGCACAGAAAGACTCAAGATTGAATGCCTCCTTTTTGCTTGCTTTACTTCTCCTTGAGTCTTTCTTCTTTGTCCTTTCGTTTTCCTGCTTGCTGACAAAAGAAGTGCAATTTCGTCAAAATGACTTACATTTTAAAACGGTTTGTAAAAATGACTCATTGTACGCTTCATTAAGGTCCAGATTCCTGCCTGCTGAATATCCTGATTCACAATTAATGGGGTCTCGGATAATATATTTTTGTCATTCACTAGTTTAAGGGTACCTACTTCCTGTCCCTTCTTAAGCGGTAACGACAGGTCCTCTTTATATTCAATGACCTGCTCCAGATTTTCAGTTTTTTCACCCTTTTTCATTAAGATGGAAACCTGATCCCCTGTTACAACTTTCACATTAGCCTTATCCGCTTTAAGCAGATTCATCTCATCCACTTGTTCAAACCGATCATAAACCGGTTTTGTGTTATATTGCTGAAATGCATAATCAAGCATAGCTGAAATATCCTTATTTCTCTTCTTTGTCGTTTCTGCGCCCATTACAACAGCAATGACACGCATTTCATCCTTTTTGGCAGTCGCTGTCAGACAATATTTCGCCTCACTTGTATACCCTGTTTTTAATCCATCTACTCCTTTATAAAACTTTACGAGCTTGTTTGTGTTCACTAACCAGAACTCATCCTCTGTTCCTTTACGTAAATAATCATCATAAATGCTTGTATATTCCGTTATTTGCTCATGCTTCAGTAGTTCCTTCGCCATGACAGCCATATCCTGCGCTGTACTGTAGTGACCTTCTGCAGGCAGTCCCGTTGTATTTTTAAACTTTGTATTCTTTAAACCTAACTCCTTCGCCTTTTTATTCATTTGTTCAACAAAAGCCTTTTCCGAACCAGCAATACGTTCAGCTAAAGCAACGGAAGCATCATTTCCGGATGCAACGGCAATCCCTTTTAAAAGATCCTCAACAGTCATTTCCTCGCCTTCTTCAAGGAAAATCTGCGAGCCACCCATAGATGCCGCATTCTCGCTGATACGCACTTTTTCATCAAGCTTAATTTTCCCGCTTTCCAGGGCCTCCATTATGAGGATCATCGTCATGACCTTTGTCATACTGGCGGGTGGTAGACGTTCTTCACTATTTTTCTTATACAGAATTTCTCCTGTATCCTTTTCCATTAAAATCGCTGACTTTGAGTTTTCAGCCAGATCCACTTCTGCTTTTTCTGATTGTTCTGCCTGTACGGGTAAAACCATAGTTGATGTGAGTAAACAAAAAATCGATAGCATTGTTGCCACTTTTCTCATTCGTTTCCCTCCATACCTGTTGCATAGGAATTTTTCTGATGCACTTTAAAGGAACTGCATTTTAAATCGGAACATGGACAAGCCTTTTCATGATTCCTTTCATATTTTTTCCATGATGGATTAAATTTATAAGTATAAAAAAAGAAAATCCCGACTGAATCGGAATTTTCTTTCTGGAGACTATTCAATAATGTTGCGTACGAGTTCTGGTTTGTTTACAGGGTCTTTTTGAATCTGGATATTATTATAAAGGATTTCTTTAATTTCCTCGACGTTTTCCTGGTTTGAATGAACGGTTACCAGCGACTCACCAGCTTCCGCATAGTCACCGATTTTTTTGTTTAGCATTAAGCCTACAGCTAAATCAATTTCAGATTCCTTCGTTGCTCTGCCTGCACCTAAATGCATCGCGGCTTTGCCAATCTCATCAGCTGTCATTCCGCTCACATAACCGCTTTCCCTGGCAGGGAGATCAATTTGATGCGTGGCTCGAGGCAGTAACTCAGGGTTTTCAACCACTTTCCCATCTCCACCCTGAGATTCTAAAAAGGTACGGAATTTTTCAAGAGCATTTCCATTAGCGATATTTTGTTCAAGCTTGCTTTTTGCTTCATCCAGAGTTTGAGCCCGGTTACCTAAAACAGCCATCTGACTGCCCAGTGTCAGACATAACTCTGTCAGATCCTCAGGCCCTTCTCCTTTCAGAGTATCAATGGCTTCCTGAACTTCCAGGGCATTACCAATGGCATGACCCAACGGCTGATTCATGTCACTGATCACGGCCATTGTTCTGCGCCCTACCTGATTTCCGATAGATACCATGGCCTTGGCTAACTCCTCCGACTCATCTTCTGTTTTCATAAAAGCCCCGGCACCTGTTTTTACATCTAAAACGATGGCATCGGCACCTGCCGCAATTTTTTTACTCATAATAGAGCTGGCTATTAAAGGTATGGAATTTACTGTAGCCGTTACGTCACGCAGACCATAAAGCTTTTTATCCGCAGGTGTAAGATTCCCGGATTGCCCAATCACCGAAACCTTATTCTGATTTACGAGTTCTATGAATTTATCCTTGTCCATTTCAACATGGAATCCTGATACAGATTCCAATTTATCAATGGTACCACCGGTGTGGCCTAACCCCCGCCCGCTCATTTTGGCTACGGGGACACCCAGAGATGCTACCAGAGGAGCCAGAACCAGCGTTGTTGTATCTCCTACACCACCTGTAGAATGTTTATCCACTTTTATACCTTCAATAGATGACAGGTCAATGGTATCTCCAGAGTTGACCATCGCCATCGTCAGATTCGCCCGTTCTTCTTCTGTCATGTCCTGAAAGAAGATGGCCATACACAGAGCGCTCGCCTGATAATCAGGAATCGTTCCATTTGTATATTCCTCTATAAAAAAATCAACTTCCTCTTTCGTCAGAGCTTCCCCATCTCGTTTTTTTGTAATCACATCATACATTCTCATATTCCGTCACCCTTTCAAATTTTCGGGTTTATTAAGGTAAAGAACGAACAATTTCTTTTACAAAGGATAAAAAGTCCTGTTTTACTTTTTCCGTCGTCTCTATCACTTCCTGATGGGATAAAGGCTGATCCAGAATTCCTGCTGCCATGTTCGAAATACAGGAAATACCCAGCACTTTGAGTCCAGTATGATTAGCAACGATAACCTCCGGGACTGTAGACATTCCTACTGCATCTCCTCCAAGGGTTCTCAGCATACGAATTTCAGCACCCGTTTCATAAGAGGGCCCCGTATTTCCGACATAAACTCCGTTTTGGATCGTTAATTGAAGCTTATCGGCACATCCTTCTGCAAGTTTGATAAGGTCGTGATCATAGGCCTGAGACATATCCGGAAAACGGGGACCCATTTCATCTGCATTGGGGCCAATCAGCGGATTGTCACCCATCATATTTATATGATCCTGAATAAGCATTAAATCACCAGGCTGGAAGGATTCATTAATTCCTCCAGCCGCATTAGTTACCAGCAATTTTTCCACGCCCAATTCCTTCAAGACTCTAACAGGAAAGGTTACCTGCTCCATGGCATAGCCTTCATAATAATGAAAACGTCCCTGCATAGCTATAACTTCTTTTCCCTCAAGTGTTCCTATTACAAGCTGACCCTTATGTCCTGTAACAGTGGATTGTGGAAAATGCGGAATATCTTTATAAGAAATAACGACAGGATTTTCAATTTCATCAGCTAAAACCCCAAGGCCGGATCCCAATATAAGACCTGTATCCGGTTGTTTTCCTGTTATTTTATTGGTTATAAATGCTGCTGCTCCTTTTATTTGACTCACAGTGATTTCCTCCTACTCAATATCCTTAAGAAAACTTTCTCCATGCTCCGGCATTTTAATCTGATAGTTTTCAGCAACGGTTGCCCCGATATCAGCAAATGTATTTCGAACAGAAAGCTCTTTCCCTTCTCCAATTTGATTATGATAGACGAGAAGAGGAACAACTTCCCGGGTATGATCCGTCCCGTGATGCACAGGATCATTTCCATGATCAGCTGTAATGATAAGCAAGTCATCATCCCTTAATTTATTTAAGACTTCAGGCAGCCTTCTATCATAAGCTTCCAGTGCTTCTCCATATCCTTGCGGGTCCCGGCGATGACCATACTTTGCATCAAAGTCCACTAAATTTAAAAAGTTTAAGCCATGGAAATCTTCATCCATAGATTCAACCAGTTTATCCATACCATCCATATTATCTTTTGTGCGAATGGCTTTTGTCACACCTTCCCCATCATAAATATCTGAAATTTTACCGAGTGCAATTACATCATACCCTTCATCCTTCAAGTCATTCATAACTGTTCGTCCAAATGGTTTTAAGGCATAATCGTGACGGTTGGAAGTACGCTCAAATGCTCCTGGTTCACCCACAAACGGGCGGGCAATCACGCGGCCAACCATGTATTTTTCATCTTTTGTGATTTCTCGGGCAATTTCACAGATTTCATAAAGTTCATCAAGGGAAACCACTTCTTCATGTGCAGCAATTTGCAAAACAGAATCAGCAGACGTATAGACAATAAGCGCTCCGGATTCCATATGTTCCTGGCCAAGTTCTTTAATGATTTCCGTACCTGAGGCTGGTTTATTCCCGATAATTTTACGGCCGGTTCTTTCCTCCAATTGCTTGACCAGTTCAGGCGGAAATCCATCAGGAAACGTTCGAAAAGGCTTATCAATGTATAAGCCCATAATCTCCCAGTGCCCGGTCATCGTATCCTTACCATTGGAAGCTTCCTGCATAATGGTGTAATGAGCTTCCGGCTGATTTGCCTGTTCGATTCCAGGAATTTGGCGAATATTACTTAAGCCGAGCTTTCCCATGTTGGGCATATTCAGTCCATTCATTTGCTCAGCAATATGTCCTAAAGTATCAGCACCTTGATCATCAAATTGTTCTGCATCTGGTGCTTCCCCGATTCCCACTGAGTCCATGACAATTAAAAAGGTTCGCTTAAAAGTTTTCATCAATAATCCCTCCTATATTATGACATTCCCTAATTCAAGTAAGAATATAATTTGAGCATGGTTGTAGGATGTCAGACAACCTAAATCAAAAATTTCAAGTCTATGCTCTTGGATGATAGTTTTTATAAATATCTTTTAATCTTGCTTTTGTTACATGTGTATACACCTGCGTGGTTGAAATATCAGCATGTCCAAGCATCTCCTGCACCGCCCTTAAATCAGCGCCATTTTCAAGTAAGTGCGTTGCAAAGGAGTGCCTGAGAGTATGGGGAGTTATTTCTTTTTGAATTCCCTTCTCTCTCGCAATCGCTTTTAAAACCTTCCAAAATCCCTGTCTGGTCATCGCCTTTCCCCGATGATTCAAAAACAGTGCATCCTCTTTCTTTTCCTTTAATAACAGGGAACGTGAATGATACAAGTAATATTCGACGGCTTTTTCCGCATGAGAACCAAGGGGAATAATTCGTTCTTTGGATCCTTTCCCAAAGCACCGGACAAAGCCCATCGTTAAATGCAGATCATTTAATGTCAGCGTTAACAGTTCTGTTACACGCAGTCCGGTTGCATATAACATCTCCAGCATGGCTCGATTT from Virgibacillus sp. MSP4-1 harbors:
- the sigF gene encoding RNA polymerase sporulation sigma factor SigF, whose translation is MDVELKTSNSEKPLSDEEVKQLIHESQQGDQDARDFLVEKNTRLVWSVVQRFLNRGYDPDDLFQIGSIGLLKSIDKFDLTYEVKFSTYAVPMIIGEIQRFIRDDGSVKVSRSLKETGNKIRKKRDELSKEYGRSPTIQELADEMDISPEDIVFAQEASKSPHSIHETVYENDGDPITLLDQMSDEDSKWFDKIALKEVIRNLDERERLIIYLRYYKDQTQSEVAHRLDISQVQVSRLEKKILDHIRDQMKT
- the spoIIAB gene encoding anti-sigma F factor, which translates into the protein MKNEMHLEFSAISENESFARVTIASFIAQVDPTMDELTEIKTVVSEAVTNAIIHGYEKDVDGKVYMDCVLHDQFVELTIRDEGIGIDDLDEAKQPLYTSKPELERSGMGFTIMENFMDEVDIQSEKGRGTTVKLRKHFQKSENLV
- the spoIIAA gene encoding anti-sigma F factor antagonist; its protein translation is MSLSVQFESKHQVLLVRLTGELDHHTSEDLKQQWQSEMKKSDIQHVVVNLEDLSFMDSSGLGVMLGRYKEVQELGGEMVVCSISPSVKRLFELSGLFKIVRLEEDEAEALKNLGVAS
- a CDS encoding D-alanyl-D-alanine carboxypeptidase family protein, with protein sequence MRKVATMLSIFCLLTSTMVLPVQAEQSEKAEVDLAENSKSAILMEKDTGEILYKKNSEERLPPASMTKVMTMILIMEALESGKIKLDEKVRISENAASMGGSQIFLEEGEEMTVEDLLKGIAVASGNDASVALAERIAGSEKAFVEQMNKKAKELGLKNTKFKNTTGLPAEGHYSTAQDMAVMAKELLKHEQITEYTSIYDDYLRKGTEDEFWLVNTNKLVKFYKGVDGLKTGYTSEAKYCLTATAKKDEMRVIAVVMGAETTKKRNKDISAMLDYAFQQYNTKPVYDRFEQVDEMNLLKADKANVKVVTGDQVSILMKKGEKTENLEQVIEYKEDLSLPLKKGQEVGTLKLVNDKNILSETPLIVNQDIQQAGIWTLMKRTMSHFYKPF
- a CDS encoding pyrimidine-nucleoside phosphorylase, whose product is MRMYDVITKKRDGEALTKEEVDFFIEEYTNGTIPDYQASALCMAIFFQDMTEEERANLTMAMVNSGDTIDLSSIEGIKVDKHSTGGVGDTTTLVLAPLVASLGVPVAKMSGRGLGHTGGTIDKLESVSGFHVEMDKDKFIELVNQNKVSVIGQSGNLTPADKKLYGLRDVTATVNSIPLIASSIMSKKIAAGADAIVLDVKTGAGAFMKTEDESEELAKAMVSIGNQVGRRTMAVISDMNQPLGHAIGNALEVQEAIDTLKGEGPEDLTELCLTLGSQMAVLGNRAQTLDEAKSKLEQNIANGNALEKFRTFLESQGGDGKVVENPELLPRATHQIDLPARESGYVSGMTADEIGKAAMHLGAGRATKESEIDLAVGLMLNKKIGDYAEAGESLVTVHSNQENVEEIKEILYNNIQIQKDPVNKPELVRNIIE
- a CDS encoding purine-nucleoside phosphorylase; translated protein: MSQIKGAAAFITNKITGKQPDTGLILGSGLGVLADEIENPVVISYKDIPHFPQSTVTGHKGQLVIGTLEGKEVIAMQGRFHYYEGYAMEQVTFPVRVLKELGVEKLLVTNAAGGINESFQPGDLMLIQDHINMMGDNPLIGPNADEMGPRFPDMSQAYDHDLIKLAEGCADKLQLTIQNGVYVGNTGPSYETGAEIRMLRTLGGDAVGMSTVPEVIVANHTGLKVLGISCISNMAAGILDQPLSHQEVIETTEKVKQDFLSFVKEIVRSLP
- the deoB gene encoding phosphopentomutase, with protein sequence MKTFKRTFLIVMDSVGIGEAPDAEQFDDQGADTLGHIAEQMNGLNMPNMGKLGLSNIRQIPGIEQANQPEAHYTIMQEASNGKDTMTGHWEIMGLYIDKPFRTFPDGFPPELVKQLEERTGRKIIGNKPASGTEIIKELGQEHMESGALIVYTSADSVLQIAAHEEVVSLDELYEICEIAREITKDEKYMVGRVIARPFVGEPGAFERTSNRHDYALKPFGRTVMNDLKDEGYDVIALGKISDIYDGEGVTKAIRTKDNMDGMDKLVESMDEDFHGLNFLNLVDFDAKYGHRRDPQGYGEALEAYDRRLPEVLNKLRDDDLLIITADHGNDPVHHGTDHTREVVPLLVYHNQIGEGKELSVRNTFADIGATVAENYQIKMPEHGESFLKDIE